The following proteins come from a genomic window of Paramicrobacterium humi:
- a CDS encoding MarR family winged helix-turn-helix transcriptional regulator, with product MTEPRWLTAEQLEAWKRLVAVVELLPGILDSQLQRDADLTHFEYYTLAMLSESEGRTLRMTALAAQTNATLPRLSHVVSRLEKRGLIERMPCPEDRRATNVRLTEAGWEKLVETAPGHVATVQDAVIGALDERDVSDLARIAERVLSRIDPDSVFGITGHRGPR from the coding sequence ATGACCGAACCACGATGGCTCACCGCGGAACAGCTCGAGGCGTGGAAGCGTCTCGTCGCCGTCGTCGAGCTGCTTCCCGGCATCCTCGACTCGCAACTGCAGCGCGACGCCGATCTCACGCACTTCGAGTACTACACGCTTGCCATGCTCTCCGAGAGCGAGGGCCGCACACTGCGCATGACGGCGCTCGCCGCTCAGACGAACGCGACGCTCCCGCGGCTCTCGCACGTCGTCTCGCGGCTGGAGAAGCGAGGGCTGATCGAGCGGATGCCGTGCCCGGAAGACCGGCGGGCCACCAACGTGCGCCTCACGGAGGCCGGTTGGGAGAAGCTTGTCGAGACCGCTCCCGGTCACGTCGCGACGGTGCAGGATGCCGTCATCGGCGCCCTCGACGAGCGCGACGTCAGTGACCTTGCGCGCATCGCCGAGCGAGTGCTCTCGCGAATCGACCCCGATAGCGTCTTCGGCATCACGGGCCATCGAGGGCCGCGCTGA
- a CDS encoding MBL fold metallo-hydrolase — protein sequence MPAPRAGEYSGDDVVEVTRGVYRVGDTCNVYLIVADGSPSEERTAVAVDFGAGRALEVLADLAIDRITDVVMTHHHRDQAQGLPLAVEHGARVHVPPVEVELFRNVEEMWETRPLDNDYNLRQDRFSLLESVPITGVVPEYRSADFGGVTLYTLPTPGHTIGSVTYILERDGQRIGFSGDLIYSPGKVWSLAASQWSYTAHEGPAITVLSCYLLQDENLNALLPSHGDTMWHPDDALGLLAARMQYHVDSRRWHPWDLHDRLRNPFIQLTDHLLLNRSSLSCCYIVLSDTGEALIIDYGYDMTTGLPTGTDRAARRPWLASLPALKRQFGVTRIAVALTTHYHDDHVAGLSLLRDVEGTEIWSPSNVAPILDDPWKYDLPCQWYEPIHADRVLPTDEAFTWHEHTIRVHEQPGHTLFASAFELHVDGVTVVFTGDQQENLGIPGERHEILNYQYRNRFRIHDYRASAELYRRIAPGLLLSGHWEPRHVDDGYLDYLAYAGEDLIEMHEALLPLDELDLGADGVMARLIPYRSRSAPGAEVTFTATVRNPHHHAATAVLRPVVPAGWQTDAGETSVDLAAAEEREVSIVVRAGDGPARRCRVALDVTIGSLRLGQHTEALVDIE from the coding sequence ATGCCCGCACCACGTGCTGGCGAATACTCCGGCGACGATGTCGTCGAAGTGACCCGCGGCGTCTACCGGGTGGGCGACACGTGCAACGTGTACCTCATCGTCGCCGACGGGTCGCCGTCGGAGGAGCGCACGGCCGTCGCTGTCGACTTCGGCGCCGGGCGCGCCCTCGAGGTTCTCGCCGACCTCGCCATCGACCGGATCACCGACGTCGTCATGACGCATCACCACCGCGATCAGGCGCAGGGGCTCCCGCTCGCCGTTGAGCACGGCGCGCGCGTGCACGTGCCGCCCGTCGAAGTCGAGCTGTTCCGCAACGTCGAGGAGATGTGGGAGACCCGCCCCCTCGACAACGACTACAACCTTCGGCAGGATCGCTTCTCGCTGCTCGAGTCTGTTCCCATCACCGGCGTCGTGCCCGAATACCGGTCCGCCGATTTCGGCGGTGTCACGCTCTACACGCTGCCCACACCGGGCCACACGATCGGCTCCGTGACCTACATCCTCGAGCGCGACGGGCAGCGGATCGGATTCTCCGGTGACCTCATCTACTCCCCCGGCAAGGTCTGGTCACTCGCCGCATCGCAGTGGTCGTACACCGCCCACGAGGGGCCCGCGATAACAGTCCTCAGCTGCTATCTGCTGCAGGACGAGAACCTCAATGCCCTTCTGCCCTCCCATGGCGACACCATGTGGCATCCGGACGACGCGCTCGGCCTGCTCGCCGCTCGCATGCAGTACCACGTCGACTCCCGACGCTGGCACCCGTGGGACCTGCACGACCGGCTGCGCAATCCGTTCATCCAGCTCACCGACCATCTGCTGCTGAACCGGTCGAGTCTTTCGTGCTGCTACATCGTGCTCTCCGACACCGGCGAGGCGCTCATCATCGACTACGGCTATGACATGACGACGGGTCTGCCGACGGGAACCGACCGCGCCGCGCGGCGGCCCTGGCTCGCCTCGCTCCCCGCACTCAAGCGGCAGTTCGGCGTCACGCGCATCGCCGTCGCCCTCACGACGCACTATCACGACGACCACGTCGCGGGTCTCAGCCTGCTGCGAGACGTCGAGGGAACCGAGATCTGGTCGCCCTCGAATGTCGCGCCGATCCTCGACGACCCCTGGAAGTACGACCTTCCCTGCCAGTGGTACGAGCCGATCCACGCCGACCGCGTGCTCCCGACGGATGAGGCCTTCACCTGGCACGAGCACACGATCCGGGTGCACGAGCAGCCCGGCCATACTCTCTTCGCCTCGGCGTTCGAGCTGCACGTCGACGGCGTCACCGTCGTCTTCACGGGCGACCAGCAGGAGAACCTCGGCATCCCCGGGGAACGGCACGAGATCCTCAATTACCAGTACCGCAACCGCTTCCGCATCCACGACTATCGCGCGAGCGCCGAGCTGTACCGCCGCATCGCACCCGGCCTCCTGCTGAGCGGGCACTGGGAGCCGCGCCACGTCGACGACGGCTACCTCGACTATCTGGCGTACGCCGGCGAAGACCTCATCGAGATGCACGAGGCGCTCCTCCCCCTCGACGAGCTCGATCTCGGCGCCGATGGTGTGATGGCGCGGCTCATCCCCTACCGCTCCCGCAGCGCACCGGGGGCCGAGGTCACTTTCACGGCCACCGTGCGCAATCCGCACCACCATGCCGCGACGGCCGTGCTGCGCCCCGTCGTCCCGGCGGGCTGGCAGACGGACGCGGGCGAGACGAGCGTCGACCTCGCAGCCGCCGAGGAACGGGAGGTGTCCATCGTCGTGCGCGCGGGCGATGGACCGGCACGCCGCTGCCGCGTCGCGCTCGACGTCACGATCGGCTCGCTGCGGCTCGGCCAGCACACCGAAGCGCTCGTCGACATCGAGTGA
- a CDS encoding J domain-containing protein, with product MSDSPLAQSPYEVLGVDPAASDEELRKAYRRLARETHPDLGGSAARFNAVQLAWERIGTPDARAAFDRSVYRPATASDEHVWATSGASHETRRDTRPKARSHGHPGGWSRERYLTLMREWVGRGAELDDPYDESLIRRAPREIRHALADALAEEATAASLGDLGMGYTLWHGVATAVGDDEWSTDANAPLTDPAKIDHVVLGPTGLYAVQSEDWGAPARVRRGELISEALGAGERPVHALALRARALARRAKVKFTGLVIVLPDDDLEAPITSLGRVRGSHAFAVQRSVIAHFLRTGVPDTARPAGTDLFEVRTRLQRAIRFV from the coding sequence ATGTCTGACAGCCCCCTCGCGCAGAGCCCCTACGAGGTTCTCGGGGTCGACCCTGCCGCGAGCGACGAGGAGCTGCGCAAGGCGTACCGGCGGCTCGCCCGCGAGACGCACCCCGATCTCGGCGGCAGCGCCGCGCGCTTCAACGCCGTGCAGCTCGCCTGGGAGCGCATCGGCACTCCCGACGCGCGCGCGGCATTCGATCGATCGGTGTACCGGCCGGCGACCGCGAGCGACGAGCACGTGTGGGCGACAAGCGGTGCGAGCCATGAAACGCGCCGCGACACGCGTCCCAAGGCGCGCTCGCACGGGCACCCCGGCGGCTGGTCGCGCGAACGCTACCTCACCCTCATGCGCGAGTGGGTCGGCCGCGGCGCCGAGCTCGACGACCCCTACGACGAGAGCCTCATCCGGCGGGCGCCGCGGGAGATCCGCCACGCCCTCGCCGACGCGCTCGCCGAAGAGGCGACGGCCGCCTCGCTGGGCGATCTCGGCATGGGCTACACACTCTGGCACGGCGTCGCGACCGCCGTCGGCGACGACGAGTGGAGCACCGACGCGAACGCTCCGCTCACAGATCCCGCGAAGATCGACCACGTGGTGCTCGGCCCGACCGGCCTGTACGCCGTGCAGTCCGAGGACTGGGGGGCGCCCGCGCGCGTGCGCCGCGGAGAGCTGATCAGCGAGGCACTCGGCGCGGGGGAGCGGCCCGTTCACGCCCTCGCCCTGCGCGCCCGAGCACTCGCTCGCCGCGCGAAGGTCAAGTTCACCGGACTCGTCATCGTGCTGCCCGACGACGACCTCGAGGCGCCCATCACCTCGCTCGGCCGCGTGCGGGGTAGCCACGCGTTCGCCGTGCAGCGCTCCGTCATCGCGCACTTCCTGCGCACGGGCGTGCCCGACACCGCGCGGCCCGCCGGCACCGACCTGTTCGAGGTCCGCACGCGCCTGCAGCGCGCGATTCGCTTCGTCTGA
- a CDS encoding DeoR/GlpR family DNA-binding transcription regulator yields MRYTEAPARRAEILRRLEETGYVSSGQLAAEFGVSEMTIRRDVRQLQLEGRARRVTGGATLVGSIPFDERTRSGAREKREIAAACAALLPPSGTVALDAGTTVAPLADLVGPGSTVVSHSAPVISACTARDDIELIGVGGVYQRDTRSFAGPGAASAFESLSVDVAVLSVTAVDAAGLMCANMLDAEVKKRMAGSAETVIVLADHTKLARRASIRIGPLALADVLVTDAGASPELLSAVRDTGVRVVIADDEESVVV; encoded by the coding sequence GTGCGATACACCGAAGCTCCCGCGCGACGTGCGGAGATCCTGCGCCGCCTGGAGGAGACCGGCTATGTCTCCTCCGGCCAGCTCGCGGCGGAGTTCGGCGTCTCCGAGATGACGATTCGCCGCGACGTGCGCCAGCTGCAGCTCGAGGGACGCGCGCGCCGCGTCACCGGGGGAGCGACGCTCGTCGGCAGCATCCCGTTCGATGAGCGCACCAGGTCGGGCGCAAGGGAGAAGCGGGAGATCGCCGCCGCCTGCGCCGCGCTTCTGCCGCCCTCGGGGACGGTCGCGCTCGATGCCGGAACGACGGTGGCGCCGCTCGCGGACCTCGTCGGGCCGGGCTCTACCGTCGTGAGCCACTCGGCGCCCGTGATCAGCGCGTGCACGGCGCGCGACGACATCGAGCTCATCGGCGTCGGCGGCGTGTATCAGCGCGACACGCGCTCATTCGCGGGACCGGGAGCGGCCAGTGCGTTCGAGTCGCTCTCGGTGGACGTCGCCGTGCTCTCCGTCACCGCTGTCGACGCGGCCGGGCTCATGTGCGCGAACATGCTCGACGCCGAGGTGAAGAAGCGCATGGCCGGCAGCGCCGAGACGGTCATCGTGCTCGCCGACCACACGAAGCTCGCTCGCCGGGCCTCCATCCGCATCGGCCCGCTCGCGCTCGCCGATGTTCTCGTCACCGACGCCGGCGCGTCGCCCGAACTGCTGTCGGCGGTGCGGGACACGGGCGTCCGCGTCGTCATCGCGGATGACGAGGAATCCGTCGTCGTCTGA
- a CDS encoding aspartate/glutamate racemase family protein: MSTRLGLLHTVPALADSFQSGIRARRPDVDLVHVVDSALLETAIDVGVTDEVTERVAAHIGYLQRCGARAILATCSSIGEAVEQAAESATVPVLRVDTAMARTAVDTALRGHDPTDGPGRIAVLATLEATLGPTGRLLERAAADADVRVQAHVVEGAAAARSAGRPDEHNRLIAAALLDAAARSDVIVLAQASMAEAAADAPTDVPVLTSPDSGTAALLHTLDENP; the protein is encoded by the coding sequence ATGAGCACGCGACTCGGACTCCTGCACACCGTGCCGGCCCTCGCCGACTCCTTCCAGAGCGGCATCCGGGCGCGGCGGCCCGACGTGGACCTCGTGCACGTCGTCGACTCGGCGCTGCTCGAGACCGCGATCGACGTCGGCGTGACCGACGAGGTGACCGAGCGCGTCGCCGCGCACATCGGCTACCTGCAGCGCTGCGGAGCACGCGCGATCCTCGCGACCTGCTCGTCGATCGGCGAGGCCGTCGAGCAGGCGGCGGAATCCGCGACCGTGCCCGTCCTTCGCGTGGATACCGCCATGGCGCGCACCGCCGTCGATACCGCCCTGCGGGGCCACGACCCGACGGACGGACCGGGCCGCATCGCCGTCCTCGCGACCCTGGAAGCGACGCTCGGCCCGACGGGCCGGCTGCTTGAACGCGCGGCGGCCGACGCCGACGTTCGCGTGCAGGCCCACGTCGTCGAAGGCGCCGCCGCGGCCCGCTCCGCCGGCCGGCCCGACGAGCACAACCGGCTCATCGCCGCCGCTCTGCTCGACGCCGCCGCGCGCTCCGACGTCATCGTGCTCGCTCAAGCCTCCATGGCGGAGGCGGCCGCCGACGCCCCGACCGACGTTCCCGTGCTCACCTCACCCGACAGCGGCACCGCCGCCCTCCTTCACACCCTCGATGAGAATCCATGA
- a CDS encoding Ppx/GppA phosphatase family protein, whose translation MTRVAAIDCGTNSIRLLIADVAGGTLTDVVRELEVVRLGEGVDRTGRFSDAALGRTLDVARRYAAQCREHGVEKVRFVATSATRDAANRLVFIEAVRDIFGVEPEVIAGEEEAALSFRGATSVLAAQGEEAGGRLVVDLGGGSTELVLGGDSPTAAFSMNVGSVRMTERNVRSDPPTEDDRDGVRWDVNAAIDEATHTVDLAEVRELIGVAGTITTVTAHALRLDRYDPAAIHGARLPIATVIAACEDIASLPRDERAALPYLHPGRVDVIAGGAMVWATVLRRTVDAVAQAGRSLDTVVTSEHDILDGVALSIA comes from the coding sequence GTGACCCGAGTGGCTGCCATCGACTGCGGCACCAATTCCATCCGTCTGCTCATCGCCGACGTCGCCGGTGGCACGCTCACCGACGTCGTGCGCGAGCTCGAGGTCGTCCGCCTCGGCGAGGGCGTCGATCGCACCGGCCGGTTCTCGGATGCCGCTCTCGGTCGCACGCTCGACGTCGCTCGCCGCTATGCGGCGCAGTGCCGTGAGCACGGCGTCGAGAAGGTGCGCTTCGTCGCGACCTCGGCCACTCGGGATGCCGCCAACCGGCTGGTCTTCATCGAAGCCGTTCGCGACATCTTCGGCGTCGAGCCCGAGGTCATCGCGGGCGAGGAGGAGGCGGCGCTCTCGTTCCGAGGCGCCACGAGCGTGCTCGCCGCGCAGGGCGAGGAGGCCGGCGGCCGCCTCGTCGTCGACTTGGGCGGCGGGTCCACCGAGCTCGTGCTCGGCGGCGACTCCCCCACCGCCGCGTTCTCCATGAACGTCGGCAGCGTGCGCATGACCGAGCGCAACGTGCGCAGCGATCCGCCGACGGAGGACGACCGCGACGGCGTGCGCTGGGATGTCAACGCGGCGATCGACGAGGCGACGCACACCGTCGACCTCGCAGAGGTGCGCGAGCTCATCGGCGTCGCCGGCACCATCACGACCGTGACGGCGCATGCTCTTCGGCTTGACCGGTACGACCCGGCAGCCATCCACGGCGCTCGGCTGCCGATCGCGACGGTCATCGCCGCGTGCGAGGACATCGCCTCGCTGCCGCGCGACGAACGGGCCGCTCTCCCCTACCTGCACCCCGGCCGCGTCGACGTGATCGCCGGCGGCGCCATGGTCTGGGCGACGGTGCTGCGGCGCACCGTCGACGCGGTCGCCCAAGCCGGGCGCAGTCTCGACACAGTCGTGACAAGCGAGCACGACATCCTCGACGGCGTCGCGCTCTCGATCGCCTGA
- a CDS encoding FGGY-family carbohydrate kinase, with the protein MARTASEGASPATAAPDDAALPDAAVAVGIDIGSTNTKAVLVSCGGPRSELRELAVRQFSTPDTADELRDSVTQALRELTAVAPRHPLVVGIASMAETGVPLDAAGTPLTPLVRWNASADATVFERIDPERFFCATGVPALPKVPLAMWHALGADDPGLWRRLARWSGVADLIAHTLAGHCATDHTLAGRTGAYLLPARGERMPRGFDARLLALVGLTPDKLPDVVAPGEAVGAVSAAAAHSTGLREGTPVYVAGHDHAVGAWGAGARGPGDDADSMGTTEALVRVLGAPADRAAVSATGMSLTRTVPGAHESLLAGASGGSLLAGWAHSPGPVDGTTRLGELIRLPYPSGRQTPHPDRTARDELIDIAGRPVDPATRSDDELRRATLLGLCLQLRWMAETQQNAAADPLAPSVEPLAVIGGAPAGNAEWLALKSAVLGRPLRVAHVAQPVACSAALLAAVRAGVCADDVRLPAASVITPPAESEAQAAYDTFRRAALAAPTPTEERRV; encoded by the coding sequence ATGGCGAGGACGGCATCCGAAGGCGCTTCGCCGGCGACAGCCGCGCCGGACGATGCGGCGCTCCCGGACGCTGCCGTCGCGGTCGGCATCGACATCGGCAGCACAAATACGAAGGCGGTGCTGGTCTCCTGCGGCGGACCCCGGTCGGAGCTCCGTGAGCTCGCCGTGCGGCAGTTCTCCACTCCCGACACCGCGGACGAGCTGCGCGACTCGGTGACGCAGGCGCTCCGCGAGCTCACGGCCGTGGCCCCCCGGCATCCGCTCGTCGTCGGCATTGCGTCGATGGCAGAGACCGGCGTGCCGCTCGATGCGGCGGGCACGCCCCTGACCCCGCTCGTGCGCTGGAACGCGTCCGCCGACGCCACCGTCTTCGAACGCATCGACCCCGAGCGCTTCTTCTGCGCGACGGGAGTGCCGGCGCTGCCTAAGGTGCCGCTCGCGATGTGGCACGCGCTCGGCGCCGACGACCCGGGTCTGTGGCGGCGCCTCGCCCGCTGGTCCGGCGTCGCCGACCTGATCGCCCACACCCTCGCCGGCCACTGTGCCACCGACCACACGCTCGCGGGGCGCACGGGCGCGTACCTGCTTCCCGCACGGGGCGAGCGGATGCCGCGCGGCTTCGACGCACGACTGCTCGCGCTCGTCGGCCTCACGCCCGACAAGCTGCCCGACGTCGTCGCTCCGGGAGAAGCCGTCGGCGCCGTGTCGGCGGCCGCGGCCCACTCGACCGGGCTGCGCGAGGGCACGCCCGTCTACGTCGCCGGCCACGACCACGCCGTCGGAGCCTGGGGAGCCGGCGCGCGAGGCCCCGGCGACGACGCCGACTCGATGGGAACGACGGAAGCGCTCGTCCGCGTGCTCGGTGCACCCGCCGACCGCGCCGCCGTTTCCGCGACGGGCATGAGCCTCACGCGCACCGTCCCTGGCGCGCACGAGTCGCTTCTCGCCGGCGCGAGCGGCGGCTCGCTCCTCGCGGGATGGGCGCACTCCCCCGGCCCCGTCGATGGGACCACGAGGCTCGGCGAACTCATCCGGCTGCCCTACCCCTCCGGCCGGCAGACTCCGCACCCCGACCGGACCGCCCGCGACGAGCTCATCGACATCGCCGGGCGCCCCGTCGACCCCGCGACGCGCTCGGACGACGAGCTCCGCCGCGCGACGCTCCTCGGCCTGTGCCTGCAGCTGCGCTGGATGGCCGAGACGCAGCAGAACGCCGCGGCGGACCCGCTCGCCCCGAGCGTCGAACCGCTCGCCGTCATCGGCGGCGCTCCCGCGGGGAACGCGGAGTGGCTTGCGTTGAAGTCCGCCGTCCTCGGCCGGCCGCTGCGCGTTGCGCACGTCGCTCAACCTGTCGCGTGCTCGGCCGCGCTGCTCGCGGCCGTGCGGGCGGGCGTGTGCGCCGACGACGTGCGCCTGCCGGCGGCATCCGTCATCACCCCACCCGCCGAGAGCGAGGCGCAGGCCGCCTACGACACCTTCCGCCGAGCCGCACTCGCGGCCCCGACCCCGACAGAGGAGAGGCGCGTATGA
- a CDS encoding Hsp20/alpha crystallin family protein produces the protein MATSFDPFREFDRMAGSVLDAMQGPRKMPMDLYRDGDTYVLSADLPGIDPGSVDIDVDGQLLTIRAERTLPKGEGVKWITRERQAASYLRQLSLGQGIDTEKISASYDNGVLSVTIPVSERAKPRKIAVTTANDSAPAAIEDATAQS, from the coding sequence ATGGCAACATCGTTTGATCCGTTCCGGGAATTCGACCGCATGGCGGGAAGCGTGCTCGACGCGATGCAGGGCCCGCGCAAGATGCCGATGGATCTCTATCGGGATGGCGACACATACGTGCTCAGCGCGGACCTTCCCGGCATCGATCCCGGTTCTGTCGATATTGACGTCGATGGTCAGCTGCTCACAATCCGTGCAGAGCGGACCCTGCCGAAGGGTGAGGGCGTGAAGTGGATAACCCGCGAACGCCAGGCTGCGTCGTACCTGCGACAGCTGAGCCTCGGTCAGGGCATCGACACGGAGAAAATAAGCGCGAGCTACGACAACGGCGTGCTGAGCGTGACGATACCGGTGAGTGAGCGGGCCAAGCCGCGCAAGATCGCCGTCACGACCGCGAACGATTCCGCTCCTGCGGCCATCGAGGACGCAACCGCGCAGTCCTGA
- a CDS encoding NADPH-dependent F420 reductase, translating into MTDITIIGAGNMGSALAGRFSSAGNSVQVLARDAAKANAAGGTAAGTIGDAITGSIVILAVPYPALGEIFTAYADALAGKIVVDMTNPVNGETFDGLDVPADASAAAEIAAKLPSASVLKAFNTNFAATLATGDVAGTPTTVLVAGDDADAKSALTDLIASSGLRALDAGSLKRARELEALGFLQILLAAGEKTSWTSGFALAK; encoded by the coding sequence ATGACGGACATCACGATTATCGGTGCGGGAAACATGGGCTCGGCGCTCGCCGGGCGCTTCTCGTCGGCAGGAAACAGCGTGCAGGTTCTCGCTCGGGATGCCGCAAAGGCGAACGCGGCGGGCGGCACGGCCGCCGGCACGATCGGCGACGCGATCACCGGCTCGATCGTCATCCTCGCCGTGCCGTATCCGGCGCTCGGCGAGATCTTCACCGCCTACGCGGACGCTCTCGCTGGCAAGATCGTCGTCGACATGACGAACCCCGTCAACGGCGAGACGTTCGACGGACTCGACGTTCCCGCCGATGCCTCCGCCGCCGCGGAGATCGCCGCGAAGCTGCCGAGCGCCTCGGTGCTCAAGGCGTTCAACACGAACTTCGCCGCGACTCTCGCCACGGGCGACGTCGCCGGAACCCCGACGACGGTTCTCGTCGCGGGAGACGATGCGGACGCGAAGTCAGCGCTGACGGACCTCATTGCCTCGTCCGGCCTGCGCGCGCTCGATGCCGGATCGCTCAAGCGCGCTCGGGAGCTCGAGGCGCTCGGCTTCCTGCAGATTCTGCTCGCCGCGGGCGAGAAGACCTCGTGGACGTCGGGGTTCGCGCTCGCGAAGTGA
- a CDS encoding beta-N-acetylhexosaminidase family protein, which produces MLDDLLPTPHVVHGDESGARVPADRITLVVGHAPGSEAWRLLADEHPEALPPEGYILRVSGDESGGRAVIAAADEGGLFRGRGTLAQVRAEPAGVPALTIRDAPTLSRRGVVEGFYGPPWSHADRVEFLRFAGRVGFNEYVYAPKDDTYHRENWREPYPAALLGEIAELVAEAERNRVRFVYAISPALSMRFAERGEHEALAAKAQQLWSAGVRRFAVLFDDVPGELTHAADRERFGADARATGRAHGFAAAVFEEEFLRAHHVPDPLLICPTDYAGCAPSPYREGLRETLPEDALVLWTGSDIVVGEVTRRDIDEAAASYGRRLVLWDNFPVNDFDRSRLFLGPLLGRTTDLAGSALVGVASNPMVEAAPSHLALATVADWAWNPETYVPADSARRALGAVAGRHAAAVEALVAVSSSWPPSAPQSAHIGALAPAALGGDADALAGLEAALTLLARAGEDEQAPPSPLTNALRPWLAAARDAADAGARACALLRHMGEEHEQALVAEREALARAQERADAHYQNVLRSVLPDFVREVLVRAGMAGMSVPAHRHVAVLVGGNPVPGDRDLSERLTARGFDVDLVAPGGAVREDTDLIIVSPNAGAADARAVTDAAVPLLAWGRFDTLGLSSRSGEVLGQEDIAVIDDAHPLAAGASGTVRVYRGPGMVSWGRVGPHAEIVATTSTNGLPVIARYPAGSTLASGRRAPADRVLFFLGTDGLAPWLIAPEGHELFTAAVNLLCGELAITGARHTEA; this is translated from the coding sequence ATGCTCGATGATCTTCTGCCCACACCGCACGTCGTTCACGGCGACGAGTCCGGTGCCCGCGTGCCCGCCGACCGGATCACGCTCGTCGTCGGCCACGCACCGGGGAGCGAAGCGTGGCGGCTCCTCGCCGACGAGCACCCCGAGGCGCTCCCGCCTGAGGGCTACATCCTGCGCGTCAGCGGGGACGAGAGCGGCGGGAGGGCCGTGATCGCGGCGGCCGACGAGGGCGGTCTCTTCCGCGGACGCGGGACGCTCGCCCAGGTGCGGGCCGAGCCGGCCGGCGTGCCCGCGCTCACGATCCGGGACGCGCCGACGCTCAGCCGGCGCGGCGTCGTGGAAGGGTTCTACGGACCGCCCTGGTCGCACGCCGACCGCGTCGAGTTCCTGCGCTTCGCCGGCCGCGTCGGCTTCAACGAGTACGTCTACGCCCCCAAGGACGACACCTACCATCGCGAGAACTGGCGGGAGCCATACCCGGCCGCCCTGCTCGGCGAGATCGCGGAGCTCGTCGCCGAGGCCGAGCGCAACCGCGTGCGCTTCGTCTACGCGATATCCCCGGCGCTCTCGATGCGCTTCGCCGAGCGCGGCGAGCACGAGGCGCTCGCGGCGAAGGCCCAGCAGCTGTGGAGCGCGGGCGTGCGCCGGTTCGCCGTGCTCTTCGACGATGTGCCGGGCGAGCTCACGCACGCCGCGGACCGGGAGCGCTTCGGGGCGGATGCGCGGGCGACCGGGCGAGCGCACGGCTTCGCGGCAGCCGTCTTCGAGGAGGAGTTCCTCCGCGCGCATCATGTCCCCGACCCTCTGCTCATCTGCCCCACCGACTACGCGGGCTGCGCGCCATCGCCATACCGGGAGGGCCTGCGGGAGACGCTGCCCGAGGACGCCCTCGTGCTGTGGACGGGCTCCGACATCGTCGTGGGCGAGGTCACGCGACGCGACATCGACGAGGCCGCGGCGAGCTACGGTCGGCGGCTCGTGCTGTGGGACAACTTCCCCGTCAACGACTTCGACCGCAGCCGCCTGTTTCTCGGCCCGCTTCTCGGGCGCACGACGGACCTCGCGGGCTCCGCGCTCGTCGGCGTGGCCTCGAACCCCATGGTCGAGGCGGCTCCGTCGCACCTCGCGCTCGCCACCGTCGCCGACTGGGCCTGGAACCCCGAGACGTACGTGCCCGCCGACTCCGCCCGCCGGGCGCTCGGGGCCGTGGCCGGCCGGCACGCCGCAGCCGTCGAGGCTCTCGTCGCCGTGAGCAGCTCCTGGCCGCCGTCCGCGCCGCAGAGCGCGCATATCGGCGCGCTCGCCCCCGCGGCGCTCGGCGGCGACGCGGACGCCCTCGCCGGGCTCGAAGCCGCCCTCACCCTGCTCGCTCGGGCGGGAGAAGACGAACAGGCCCCGCCGTCGCCGCTCACGAACGCGCTGCGGCCGTGGCTTGCGGCGGCTCGGGATGCCGCTGACGCGGGCGCTCGCGCCTGCGCGCTGCTGCGGCACATGGGGGAGGAGCACGAACAGGCGCTCGTGGCCGAGCGGGAAGCGCTCGCGCGCGCCCAGGAGCGGGCGGACGCGCACTATCAGAACGTTCTGCGCTCGGTGCTGCCCGATTTCGTGCGCGAAGTTCTCGTGCGCGCGGGAATGGCCGGCATGAGCGTGCCCGCTCACCGCCACGTCGCCGTCCTCGTGGGCGGCAACCCCGTCCCCGGCGACCGGGACCTGTCGGAGCGGCTGACCGCACGCGGCTTCGACGTCGATCTCGTCGCGCCGGGCGGCGCCGTGCGCGAGGACACCGACCTCATCATCGTGTCGCCGAACGCGGGAGCAGCCGACGCACGAGCGGTGACGGACGCCGCCGTTCCCCTGCTTGCATGGGGGCGCTTCGACACGCTCGGCCTCTCGAGCCGGTCAGGCGAGGTCCTCGGCCAGGAGGACATCGCGGTCATCGACGACGCCCACCCGCTCGCCGCGGGCGCGAGCGGGACGGTTCGCGTCTACCGCGGCCCCGGTATGGTCAGCTGGGGGCGCGTCGGCCCGCACGCCGAGATCGTCGCGACGACCTCGACGAACGGGTTGCCCGTGATCGCGCGATACCCCGCGGGCAGCACCCTCGCCTCCGGCCGGCGCGCGCCCGCCGACCGCGTGCTATTCTTCCTCGGCACCGATGGCCTCGCCCCGTGGCTCATCGCGCCGGAGGGGCACGAGCTCTTCACGGCCGCCGTCAACCTGCTGTGTGGCGAGCTCGCGATCACCGGAGCTCGCCACACCGAGGCCTGA